DNA sequence from the Teretinema zuelzerae genome:
TCCGTATTTTTCCGCAAGGCGCTTTCCGCCGCCTTCCTTGAATATGTAGGTAATTTTCTTGCACTCGGGGCAGACGAATCCCGACATATTCTCGATGATTCCCGTTACCGGGAGATTCAACTGCTTACAGAAGTTGATGGACTTGCTGACGTCGACGGAGGCCACATTCTGCGGAGTCGTTACGATGATCGCGCCGTCCGAATTCCCGATGAGCTGGATGACCGAAAGGGGCTCGTCTCCGGTCCCGGGAGGACAGTCCACCACGAGGCAGTCGAGCTCTCCCCAGTCTACGTCTTCCAGAAACTGGCGGATTACTCCGTTTTTCATCGGACCCCGCCAGATCACCGGAGCGTCTTCTGCCTGCAGCATAAAGCCGATGGACATCACCTTGAGATTCGGAATCGAAGGAATCTCCACCGGGAAAATCCGCTCTCCGTCCCCGACTAACCGCTCATCGCCGAGGCCCAGCATCGTCGGAACGCTCGGTCCGTGAATATCCACGTCCAGAAGTCCCACCTTCTTACCCTGAAGGGCGAGACTCGCCGCAAAGTTCACCGCGACGGTGCTTTTTCCCACACCGCCCTTTCCTGACATCACGATGTATTTTTTCGCCACGTGATCCATTTTTACCGTTTCAATTGCCATTCTATCTCCCCAGCCGAATAATCGGCCTTATGTAATCGTGCACAATAAGCAGTAATAACTGCCTTCGCTCACTGCGTGCCCCGCAACGCCGGACCAAGACGGTTACCCTGGCCGCGCCTCCTGCACCGTCTGCGGGGGCAGCCGCATCCGGGCATCGAGAACAGCTCCTGTTCCAAAGTGCCGGCCTTCAGCGCTTCCAGAATCCTGGCCACCGGCCCCGCCGCGAAGGAAAGCGCTTCTATTCCCTGATCGAGGAGAGCGTCCTCGTATTCGCGCGACAAAGCGCCGCACACCAGATGGGTCACCCCCCGGCCCGAAAGAAACCGAGCCCGATCATCGGCGTCGAACGAGGGAAAGAGGTCGGGTTCGGGAAGAGGTCCTTCCAATCCGCCTGAAAAAATGAGACACCGTTCGGAAACATCGAACACCGGGGCGATTCGCCCGTTCCACACTGATAACGCCAGGGTCATACTCTGATATAGCAAATACCGTGCCATGCGTGCGGCATGGAACAGGAAGAGAAAACCATCTCTATAAGAGGAAGGATTGCACGACTGGAAGGAAATTGATTGCAATAACGCACGATCAATGAACTCTTTATTGCATCTCTGCAATTAACGCTCAGGACGCTGTATTGCAGAACGGGCGCCGGCTGTTATAAGGTACGAAAAAGGACACACATATGAACCACGGAGAAAAAGCGGTAGATTTCTTTTGCAGGGGCTTTAACTGCGCCCAGTCGACGGCTGCGGCATTCGCCGAAGAGGCCGGAATGGATGAAAAAACAATCTGCACGATGATGGCGGGTTTCGGCGGAGGAGTCGGAGGATCGCGCGAAATGTGCGGCGCGGCGACCGGCATGGTATGGGCGCTGGGATTGTTTTTCGGAGACTACGATCCTCACGACACGGAAGCTAAAACGCGGCTCTATCGGACGGTCCGCGAAGGAATCCACGAGTTCACTGAACTGTTCGGAACAACCTGCTGCAGGGAGCTGCTCGCGAAGGCCGGATGCCTGCCCAAGCCCGATCCGTCGGTGCGGAACGCAGAATACTATTCAAAACGTCCCTGCGCGCACTTTGTACAGGCCGCCGCGGAAATCGCCGACAGGTTGAAAAGAGAGCAGATCACGGCCGGTTGATGCCGTACTTTTTCATTTTTCGCCAGAGGGTTGCCTTGTCGATGTCGAGGGCCTGGGCGGTACGGGCGCGGTTCCATCCGAAGTTGTCCAGGGCCGCGAGAATGCAGTCCCGTTCGGCTTCATCGCGGACCCGCAGGACTCCTGCTCCCGCCTCGCCTGAAAGGGCGTCCTTCGCGCAGACGACCGGAGACTGAAGCTCCGGCGGAAGCAGATCCTTGTCGATCTCCGGCGCCTTGGCGAGAACGACCATCCGCTCGACCACGTTCTCGAGTTCGCGGATGTTGCCCGGCCACGAATACGCGTAAAAGCGCGAGAAGACCTCGGGTGAAAACCCGTCTATCGTACGGTTCATCCTGACCGCGAACGTATTCAGAAAACCCGCGGCGAGATCCGGAATGTCCTCTCTCCTCTCCCTCAGCGGGGGAAGAACGAGGCTGATCACGTTTATCCGGTAATATAAGTCGCGGCGGAAGCTTCCATCGTTCGCCATGTTCGCAAGATCGCGGTTCGTAGCCGTTACGAGCCGAACGTCCGTGCGAACCGGTTTGGTTCCGCCCAGGGGCTCGTACTCGCGCTCCTGCAAAACGCGCAGGAGCTTCACCTGCAACGAGGCGGGAATATCGCCGATTTCATCGAGAAACAGAGTGCCTCCTTCGGCCAGAGCGAAGCGGCCGGGTTTATCCCGGTCGGCTCCGGTGAAGGCTCCCTTGCGGAAGCCGAATAATTCGGATTCAAGAAGGCTTTCGGGAATGGCGCTGCAGTTCACCGCCACGAAGGGGCCGTCCCTGCGGGGGCTGAGCGAATGAAGAGTCCGGGCCAAGACTTCCTTTCCGGTTCCCGTCTCTCCCTGAATCAGCACTGACGCGGTCGACTCGGCGACGGCGGGAAGCATTCCGAGAAGCGGTTCCATCGAAGGGCTTTTGCTCCGGAACAGGGGATTCGGACCGCGGCTCGCCAGCTCCTTGCGGAGATCCTCGAGCTCGCTCAAATCGCGGAAGGTTTCCGCCCCTCCGATCACCGCCCCGGAGGCGTCGGTCAGCAGGGCGGTCGAAACGCTGATGGGGACCCGCTTTCCTTTTTTGGTGACGCAGTATCCCGTACGGTCGATGAGCGGCTTGCCCGTCTTCATGGTCCGCTTAAGCGGGCAGGCCGATTCGCACATATTCGAACGGAATACTTCAAAGCAGTATCGGCCGACCGCCTGGCCGCGGGGCACGCCGGTGATCCGCTCGGCGGCCCGGTTGAAAGAGCTGATCTTCCACTCTTCGTCCACCGTGAACACGCCGTCGGATATGCTTTCCAGAATCCGGGCTGTAAAAGCTTCGTCTGCAATCATAATTGCAATATTACAACGTCTATTGCAATTCTGCAACCAACACGTCCCACAACGAGGCCGCCGCCTGCGAGGCCGGACACGAGGGATTGTATTCGATGATGCTTTTTCCCGCGATCTGTGCGCGCGTAACAGACGGATCCCAGGGCATCGTACCGAGGAAGGGAACCGAGTTCCGGCCGCACCACGAGCGTATTTCGTCGCTTTGAGCGGGGTTGATGTCCGCCTTGTTCACCGCGACGAAAAATCTGACGCCCAGATGCTTCGCGAGAGACGCGACCCGCTCAAGATCGTGGAGGCCCGATACAGTCGGCTCGGTTACGACGAGGGCCGCGTCGGCTCCCGTGATCGAAGCGATTACCGGACAGCCTGTTCCCGGAGATCCGTCGACGATGATCCAGTCTGCGTTTTTCTCTCCGGCGATCCGCTTCGCATCCTTGCGCACCGAGGTGACGAGCTTGCCCGAATTCTCGGCGCGTATGTCGAGTGCGGCATGGACGAGCACGCCGAAGCGGGTGTTCGACACATACTGTTCGCCGCATCTGCGGTCCGGAAAATCGATCGCGTGAGCGGGGCAAAAGCGCACGCAGACGCCGCAGCCTTCGCAGGAGCCTTCCTCGACTACGCAGCCGGCGGCTGCTGAAAGCGAAATGGCGTCGAATCGGCAAAGCGCGGCGCAATCGGCGCATCCGCCGTCCTGGCCGGTCGAAATGCACTTGAGCGGATCGATCCGCGCTACATGGCCGCTGATGAACTCGCGCTTTTCCTGCACCTCGGGATTAAAGAGAAGATGCAAATCCGCCGCATCCACATCGCAGTCCGCAAACACGGCAGACCCGGATCGGGACGCGAGAGACGCGATTGCGGCGGTCATGCTCGTTTTTCCGGTGCCGCCCTTGCCGCTGATGATTATCAATTCTTTCATTGTACTCCTCCGGATGCCGGCCGCGCACTGGTTTTCATGCGCACAGCCAAAGCGGAAAACACGCTCCGGTATTCGGGCGCCGACTCGACCAGGGGTTGCCCGCGCGAATAGCCTTCCGCGATGCGGCGGTCTTCCGGGATTTGAAGCAGCAAATCGATGCCTTCCCGTCCGCAATACCGCACGACGCGGTCGTCGCCTGAATCGCTCCGGTTCACGATTACGCCGAAGGGAATGCCCATTTTGCGCACCGTCTTCACCGCGAGATCCAGATCGTGAAGGCCGAAGGGAGTCGGTTCGGTCACCAGTACTACATAGTCGGCGCCGGTTACCGCGGTTCCCATCGGACAAGAAGTTCCCGGCGGCGAATCGATGATTTCAAAAACATCCACAGCGCCGGCTTCCTGTTCGGCGGCCGAACGGTCTTTTACCGCGCGGATGACCGGAGGGGACATCGCGTTTCCAATGGACAGAAGGCCCTGAATGATCCGGAGGGAACTTTCCCCTGCGCGCGAAACGGAGGCGCAGGCAAGCGTTCCGATTGCGACCGGTTCTTCGCGGATCGCGTCGACCGGGCATACGAGGGCGCAGCCGCCGCAGGAATGGCACAACTCCGGGAACACCATCACGGTCGTGCCGATGTGGACGATCGCGTTGAATTCGCAAAACCGAGCGCACTCGCCGCAGGAAGTACACGCGCTTTCATCGATTACCGGCACGGGAACCGTAACCGCGGATTCCTCGATTCCGTTCAGTTTCAGAAAAAGGGCGGCGTTCGGCTCTTCGACATCGCAGTCGAGAAGGGCCGCACGGCCCGGAGCGGAGAGGGCAAGAGAGACGGCGACGGTTGTCTTTCCCGTCCCGCCCTTGCCCGAAGCGACAGCTATTCTCATACCCAGTGGCCCTCGACGTCGGCGTCGCTGATCTGCTTGAGCTCGCCCTTCTTCCATGCCTGATAAACGTCGGCCACCGTTCCTCCGGGGGCAAGATAGACGGGAACTCCCGCGGCCGAAAGCACCTTGAAAGCCTTCGGTCCGGTATGTCCCGAGACGCAAGCCCGGGCTCCGGCGTTCACAACGTGCTGAGCCGCCTGGATTCCGGCGCCCTGGGCCGCTTCCAGGTTCTGGGTATTGTCCAGGGCGGTGAACGAATCGTCCTCCGTGTCGAACACGATAAAAGCGGCGGCGCGGCCGAACCGAGAATCCATTTGAGAATCAGGAATTTTTCCCGAAGAGGTAATAGCGATTTTCATAAAAGCCTCCAACACAAGTACTCTAGCAAGATTCATGCCATTCAAAACCCGTGACAAATATCACAGACGAAGCGTTCATAATTCGCTAGACTTGCATCAGTTGAAGAAGAGAGGGGGACCCGATGGACACTATTTTTCTATACGGCATCGCATTGCTGCTTTTTATCCTGTCTTTCGCCGCGGACCGGCAGAAGACGAAAAAAGCGTTCAGCAAGGGATTGAAAGCATTGGAGGGAATACTGCCGCAATTCATCGCGGTAGTCGCGCTGATTGCGATCATGCTCTCCCTTCTCGAACCGCAAACCATTTCACGCTTCATCGGCAGCGACTCCGGTCCCCTCGGCGTAATCCTTGCGGGCCTCATCGGGTCGATCACCCTGATTCCCGGCTTCGTCGCTTTTCCCCTCGCGGGAGAACTGCTGAAAAATGGTGCGGGAACGCTTCAGATCGCAACCTTTGTTTCCGCTCTGATGATGGTGGGAGTCATCACGCTGCCGGTGGAAATCTCGTACTTCGGCAAGCGCGCGGCAGTGTTGAGAAACCTGCTCGCCCTCGCGTTTTCCTTCGCGGCGGCCTTTTTCATCGCATGGGCGGCGGGAATATGAAAAAGAAAACGCCTTTGCAGCGATATATCCCGGCCATCGTTTCCCTTGCCGCCCTGGGAGCGCTCTCCCTGATCATGCCTGAAATCGCGCCCCGGGCGGGCAAAGCCTTCGTCGACCAGCTTACCTCCATCGCCCTCGTGGTCCCGCCGATTTTCATGCTTCTGGGACTTCTCGACGTATGGGTTCCACGCGATACGATGATCCGATTCATGGGGCCGGACTCAGGAATCCGCGGTCCCGTGCTCGCATTCCTTCTGGGATCGGCCGCCGCGGGCCCCCTCTACGGAGCCTTTCCGGTTGCCGGCGTGCTCATGAAAAAGGGAGCCTCGTTCCACAACATTCTGATTTTCATCGGCGCGTGGTCGACGACCAAGGTGCCCATGTTCCTCTTCGAGATGCAGGCCCTCGGCAAGCGTTTCGCCCTGTCCCGCCTGGCGATCGACCTGGTCGGCATAACAGTCATCGCCTTCGCAATAGAAATAGCGGTTCCGAAAAAAGAAGTGGAACGCATCTACGCCCTCGCGGCAGAAGAGGAAAACTGACACTGGCGGCGGACCGCTCCCGCCGACTTGCAGAAACGCTTCCGCCGACATCCGACTGTCGGCTGCAAGAGCCCCAGCTCCGCGACGCCGGCGATTCTACCAGTCCAACAGACGGCGCTGGCCCTCCAGCGAACGCAGGGATGTAGCGTCCATGCTCATCTCGAGCGTTCCGAGGTAGGCGCCGGAGTCGTCGTATAGAGGCTTGTAGGAAATAAAGATGAAGTGGCCGTTCATCTCGATCCAGAAGTCGGCCGCGTCCTTTTCCTTGTTCCTGAACGCCTCGATGATTTTTTCCACGATATGCACGCTCTTCGGGGGATGGCAGTTCGCTACGTCCCGGCCGATGATTCCCGGACTCCGCGGAAAAACGCGGTGGGGGGAGTCTGAATAATAGCGAACCTTGTTGTCGGCGTCGACGAACGAAATATCGCAGGGAAGAACAGTGAGAATCCGGTTGAGCCAGTCGAGCGGGAGGCTTCCGGTGGAAAGCGGAATATCGGTCATTGCGGAGACGGCCGGAGATCCCTCGTCAGTTCCCGCCGGAACGTAGACTCCGGGCTCGGGAACGCCGCCGGCCGTACCGCTCCGCGCGCCGCCGTAATCGGGAGCACCAGAGCGGACCAGTTCGGGAAGGGCCGGATCCCATTCCGAACCCGGGCGCACCCAGGCGAAGCCGATGGCGTCCTCTCCCCTGCGCACCGAAACCCAATCCGCCTCGCTGAGCCGCTTCAGCGAATTCGGAAACAGAATGCGCTCTTCCATGAAAATCATCATCCTGATTTTTTTTACCAGCGAGCGGGCGATCCGTCCGGCCGAGCGGCTGTCCATGCGCTCGACGGCGTCGTCGAGTTCGCGGAAGGCCGCGCGGATCTCGTCGTGTTTGCCCCACATAACCTTCGACGGACCGGTAAAACCGGTGCGTTCCAGAAACGGAAACAGCTGATTCTCCTTCCGCTCGTAATGAACGATGACGGCGCGCAAATCCTCCGCTGCTTCGCGGATGCGCTCCGCGTTTCTAAAAGACCATAGGAAAAGCCGCGTCGACCTTCGCCGCGCCTCCCT
Encoded proteins:
- a CDS encoding Mrp/NBP35 family ATP-binding protein, whose product is MAIETVKMDHVAKKYIVMSGKGGVGKSTVAVNFAASLALQGKKVGLLDVDIHGPSVPTMLGLGDERLVGDGERIFPVEIPSIPNLKVMSIGFMLQAEDAPVIWRGPMKNGVIRQFLEDVDWGELDCLVVDCPPGTGDEPLSVIQLIGNSDGAIIVTTPQNVASVDVSKSINFCKQLNLPVTGIIENMSGFVCPECKKITYIFKEGGGKRLAEKYGVPFLGALPLDPAVGEAGDSGIPYVTQFKDSPVSAVYETITRSLV
- a CDS encoding NifB/NifX family molybdenum-iron cluster-binding protein, encoding MTLALSVWNGRIAPVFDVSERCLIFSGGLEGPLPEPDLFPSFDADDRARFLSGRGVTHLVCGALSREYEDALLDQGIEALSFAAGPVARILEALKAGTLEQELFSMPGCGCPRRRCRRRGQGNRLGPALRGTQ
- a CDS encoding C-GCAxxG-C-C family protein; translated protein: MNHGEKAVDFFCRGFNCAQSTAAAFAEEAGMDEKTICTMMAGFGGGVGGSREMCGAATGMVWALGLFFGDYDPHDTEAKTRLYRTVREGIHEFTELFGTTCCRELLAKAGCLPKPDPSVRNAEYYSKRPCAHFVQAAAEIADRLKREQITAG
- a CDS encoding sigma-54 interaction domain-containing protein, which codes for MIADEAFTARILESISDGVFTVDEEWKISSFNRAAERITGVPRGQAVGRYCFEVFRSNMCESACPLKRTMKTGKPLIDRTGYCVTKKGKRVPISVSTALLTDASGAVIGGAETFRDLSELEDLRKELASRGPNPLFRSKSPSMEPLLGMLPAVAESTASVLIQGETGTGKEVLARTLHSLSPRRDGPFVAVNCSAIPESLLESELFGFRKGAFTGADRDKPGRFALAEGGTLFLDEIGDIPASLQVKLLRVLQEREYEPLGGTKPVRTDVRLVTATNRDLANMANDGSFRRDLYYRINVISLVLPPLRERREDIPDLAAGFLNTFAVRMNRTIDGFSPEVFSRFYAYSWPGNIRELENVVERMVVLAKAPEIDKDLLPPELQSPVVCAKDALSGEAGAGVLRVRDEAERDCILAALDNFGWNRARTAQALDIDKATLWRKMKKYGINRP
- a CDS encoding ATP-binding protein gives rise to the protein MKELIIISGKGGTGKTSMTAAIASLASRSGSAVFADCDVDAADLHLLFNPEVQEKREFISGHVARIDPLKCISTGQDGGCADCAALCRFDAISLSAAAGCVVEEGSCEGCGVCVRFCPAHAIDFPDRRCGEQYVSNTRFGVLVHAALDIRAENSGKLVTSVRKDAKRIAGEKNADWIIVDGSPGTGCPVIASITGADAALVVTEPTVSGLHDLERVASLAKHLGVRFFVAVNKADINPAQSDEIRSWCGRNSVPFLGTMPWDPSVTRAQIAGKSIIEYNPSCPASQAAASLWDVLVAELQ
- a CDS encoding ATP-binding protein — protein: MRIAVASGKGGTGKTTVAVSLALSAPGRAALLDCDVEEPNAALFLKLNGIEESAVTVPVPVIDESACTSCGECARFCEFNAIVHIGTTVMVFPELCHSCGGCALVCPVDAIREEPVAIGTLACASVSRAGESSLRIIQGLLSIGNAMSPPVIRAVKDRSAAEQEAGAVDVFEIIDSPPGTSCPMGTAVTGADYVVLVTEPTPFGLHDLDLAVKTVRKMGIPFGVIVNRSDSGDDRVVRYCGREGIDLLLQIPEDRRIAEGYSRGQPLVESAPEYRSVFSALAVRMKTSARPASGGVQ
- a CDS encoding NifB/NifX family molybdenum-iron cluster-binding protein; this translates as MKIAITSSGKIPDSQMDSRFGRAAAFIVFDTEDDSFTALDNTQNLEAAQGAGIQAAQHVVNAGARACVSGHTGPKAFKVLSAAGVPVYLAPGGTVADVYQAWKKGELKQISDADVEGHWV
- a CDS encoding permease, giving the protein MDTIFLYGIALLLFILSFAADRQKTKKAFSKGLKALEGILPQFIAVVALIAIMLSLLEPQTISRFIGSDSGPLGVILAGLIGSITLIPGFVAFPLAGELLKNGAGTLQIATFVSALMMVGVITLPVEISYFGKRAAVLRNLLALAFSFAAAFFIAWAAGI
- a CDS encoding permease — its product is MKKKTPLQRYIPAIVSLAALGALSLIMPEIAPRAGKAFVDQLTSIALVVPPIFMLLGLLDVWVPRDTMIRFMGPDSGIRGPVLAFLLGSAAAGPLYGAFPVAGVLMKKGASFHNILIFIGAWSTTKVPMFLFEMQALGKRFALSRLAIDLVGITVIAFAIEIAVPKKEVERIYALAAEEEN
- a CDS encoding DUF438 domain-containing protein is translated as MSEFFGEKGQDPERAERLHQIIDRLAAGESASSVKKEFHALIKGSDAVEVAALEQSLIENGMPVEEVQRLCEVHAEVFRAGLEKGVKAERMSGHPVHTYMAENREARRRSTRLFLWSFRNAERIREAAEDLRAVIVHYERKENQLFPFLERTGFTGPSKVMWGKHDEIRAAFRELDDAVERMDSRSAGRIARSLVKKIRMMIFMEERILFPNSLKRLSEADWVSVRRGEDAIGFAWVRPGSEWDPALPELVRSGAPDYGGARSGTAGGVPEPGVYVPAGTDEGSPAVSAMTDIPLSTGSLPLDWLNRILTVLPCDISFVDADNKVRYYSDSPHRVFPRSPGIIGRDVANCHPPKSVHIVEKIIEAFRNKEKDAADFWIEMNGHFIFISYKPLYDDSGAYLGTLEMSMDATSLRSLEGQRRLLDW